One Porphyromonas pogonae genomic region harbors:
- a CDS encoding polysaccharide deacetylase family protein, giving the protein MQIFQTDNSTRWKKFKWSFRVIIFILSLFIAALVISFSFDRKPEIPFRYDYRSVITASKPFLQETKLSKEYKGYRNAISVKKPHSDYEKLHAEHKHRAVAQKAQLTPRSGRMAEWAKMKGGIRSAFYVAWDPQSLTSLKNNIRHLNLIIPEWFFIDPKTDSLRLNMDPEGYKAMKRSKVPIMPILSNNFNREFHAEPVSRIFHDKAKRSHLIAQLLAYCKRHNFIGINIDFEELAESSNEPFVRFVKEISEAFHQAGLIVSVDIMPFNDDYNVKEMSNYADYFILMAYDEYYGGGDAGPISSQRWIEAAVDKIVKEIPAEKIILGLAGFGYDWPHPDNNDGSVTYQQALSRAKASNSTINFDNNTYNLTYGYQDDKGTKHQVYFTDAATSFNTMRFGVESGMAGFALWRLGSEDWRMWRYYRHDLALPQVRNFDFKRLEFIPENKRNVDYVGDGEILDVINAPHPGKVAMEIDSTSMLIAEEKYVEIPSDYQIHKLGAADPKKLVLTFDDGPSAEFTPKILDILKSRNVPAAFFIVGLEAEQNLPLLKRIFKEGYEIGNHTFTHPNIAKVSRAEALRELKLTRLLLESVTGHSTILFRAPYNADSEPVTQEEVIPVMLAREQNYLDIGENIDPEDWQPGISADTIIARVIDAVHKEKGNIILLHDAGGDSREATVKALPVIIDSLHKEGYTFTTISGLLNKPKDVLMPPVPRDHTYYALQSNMILANIFFALGRFLAALFIIFVTLGIIRLAFMIVWAIIEKRKERRSHQLTKHDTLISYPKVSIIVPAYNEEINAVSSLKNLLKQDYPNFDIVFVDDGSKDSTYNSVASKFDSHHKVKVYTKPNGGKASALNYGIEHSDAEYVVCIDADTKLYSTALSLLMSHFVGENATSDVGAVAGYVKVGNRINMMTTWQSIEYTTSQNFDRMAYAHINAITVVPGAIGAFKRSVIAEVGGFTVDTLAEDCDLTIRILRAGYKIENENRAVAVTEAPETVKQFVKQRTRWSFGVLQTFWKHRDTLFNPRYKGLGMWAMPNMLIFQFIIPTFSPLADLLMLLGIFMGNGEKILLYYIIFTIVDCSISVAAFIIEREKLRKLLWLIPQRFVYRWIMYVVLFKSYHKAIKGELQNWGVLKRTGHVADV; this is encoded by the coding sequence ATGCAGATTTTTCAGACAGATAATTCTACAAGGTGGAAGAAGTTTAAGTGGAGCTTCAGAGTAATTATCTTTATCCTCTCTCTCTTTATAGCGGCTTTGGTGATTTCGTTCTCATTTGATAGAAAGCCTGAGATTCCTTTCCGATATGACTATAGGAGTGTAATTACTGCATCAAAGCCATTTCTTCAGGAAACAAAACTCTCAAAAGAATACAAAGGCTATCGGAATGCAATATCTGTAAAGAAGCCACATTCAGATTATGAGAAGCTCCATGCGGAACATAAACATCGTGCAGTAGCGCAAAAAGCTCAATTGACACCACGCAGTGGACGTATGGCTGAGTGGGCGAAGATGAAGGGTGGAATACGCTCTGCTTTTTATGTAGCATGGGACCCACAGTCTCTTACATCTCTCAAGAATAATATCCGGCATCTTAATTTAATTATCCCGGAGTGGTTCTTTATTGATCCTAAGACAGATTCTCTAAGACTCAATATGGACCCAGAGGGATATAAGGCGATGAAGAGGAGTAAAGTACCCATCATGCCTATTTTGAGTAATAACTTCAATAGAGAGTTTCATGCCGAACCTGTAAGTCGTATCTTTCATGATAAGGCAAAACGCTCACATCTTATTGCCCAGCTTCTGGCATACTGTAAGAGGCATAACTTCATAGGTATAAATATTGACTTTGAGGAGTTGGCCGAATCATCCAATGAGCCATTTGTTCGTTTTGTCAAGGAGATTTCTGAAGCGTTTCATCAAGCCGGTCTTATCGTATCTGTAGACATTATGCCTTTCAATGATGACTACAATGTAAAGGAGATGAGTAACTATGCCGATTATTTCATTCTCATGGCTTACGACGAATATTACGGCGGTGGCGATGCAGGGCCTATCAGTTCTCAAAGATGGATAGAAGCGGCCGTGGATAAGATTGTAAAAGAAATACCGGCCGAAAAGATCATCCTGGGGTTAGCAGGATTTGGTTATGATTGGCCTCACCCTGATAATAATGATGGAAGTGTTACGTATCAGCAAGCACTCTCAAGAGCCAAAGCAAGCAACTCAACTATCAACTTTGATAATAATACTTATAATCTGACTTATGGATACCAAGATGATAAGGGTACAAAACATCAAGTGTATTTTACTGATGCTGCCACTTCATTTAACACCATGAGGTTTGGTGTGGAGTCAGGTATGGCCGGATTTGCACTCTGGCGTCTCGGAAGTGAGGATTGGCGTATGTGGCGTTACTATCGACATGATTTGGCTTTGCCTCAAGTGCGTAATTTTGATTTCAAACGACTTGAGTTTATCCCCGAGAATAAGAGAAATGTGGATTATGTAGGAGATGGTGAGATATTGGATGTAATCAATGCTCCTCATCCCGGCAAGGTTGCTATGGAGATTGATAGCACGTCTATGCTTATTGCTGAAGAGAAATACGTGGAGATCCCTTCGGACTACCAGATACATAAGTTAGGGGCAGCTGATCCCAAGAAGTTGGTTCTTACTTTTGACGATGGACCCAGTGCCGAGTTTACTCCGAAGATATTGGATATTCTCAAGTCGCGCAATGTCCCTGCTGCTTTCTTTATCGTAGGATTAGAGGCAGAGCAGAACTTACCTCTTCTCAAACGTATTTTCAAAGAAGGGTATGAGATAGGTAATCATACCTTTACACATCCCAATATTGCTAAAGTATCCCGTGCCGAAGCACTCCGTGAACTCAAGCTCACTCGGTTGTTGCTTGAGAGTGTTACGGGACACAGCACCATTCTGTTCCGTGCTCCCTACAACGCAGATAGTGAGCCGGTGACTCAAGAGGAAGTAATACCGGTGATGCTGGCAAGAGAGCAGAATTATTTGGATATTGGAGAGAACATAGATCCGGAAGATTGGCAACCCGGAATATCCGCTGATACCATTATTGCCAGAGTGATAGATGCTGTGCATAAGGAGAAAGGCAATATCATTCTCTTGCATGATGCAGGTGGCGATAGTAGGGAGGCTACGGTGAAAGCCTTACCCGTTATCATTGATAGCTTGCATAAGGAGGGCTATACATTCACCACTATCTCAGGTTTGCTCAACAAACCGAAAGACGTGCTTATGCCTCCTGTGCCCAGAGATCATACTTACTATGCCTTGCAGTCTAATATGATTCTGGCAAACATCTTCTTTGCTTTGGGGCGTTTTCTTGCAGCCCTTTTTATCATCTTTGTTACGCTTGGCATTATTCGCCTTGCATTTATGATCGTGTGGGCTATCATAGAAAAACGAAAAGAGAGAAGGAGCCATCAATTAACAAAACATGATACATTGATATCATACCCCAAGGTATCTATCATTGTCCCTGCCTACAATGAGGAGATCAATGCAGTATCCTCATTGAAAAACTTACTCAAGCAGGATTACCCGAACTTTGATATTGTATTTGTCGATGATGGAAGTAAGGACTCTACCTATAATAGTGTGGCGTCAAAGTTTGATTCTCATCACAAAGTAAAGGTTTACACAAAGCCCAATGGTGGTAAAGCATCAGCTCTTAATTACGGTATTGAACACTCCGATGCTGAGTATGTGGTATGTATTGATGCTGATACTAAGCTTTACTCCACTGCATTATCATTATTGATGTCACATTTCGTTGGAGAGAATGCTACCTCGGATGTAGGAGCTGTAGCCGGATATGTCAAAGTGGGTAATCGCATCAATATGATGACCACTTGGCAGAGCATTGAGTACACTACAAGTCAGAATTTCGATCGGATGGCTTATGCTCATATCAATGCCATCACCGTAGTACCGGGAGCTATAGGCGCTTTCAAGCGTTCTGTGATAGCTGAAGTCGGAGGTTTCACTGTAGATACTTTGGCCGAGGATTGTGACCTGACTATCCGTATTCTACGGGCAGGTTACAAGATCGAAAATGAAAATAGAGCTGTGGCTGTTACAGAAGCTCCGGAGACGGTGAAGCAATTTGTCAAACAACGCACCCGTTGGTCCTTCGGCGTATTACAGACTTTTTGGAAGCACCGTGATACCCTCTTCAATCCCCGATACAAAGGTTTGGGTATGTGGGCAATGCCCAATATGCTTATCTTTCAATTCATCATCCCTACATTCTCTCCTTTGGCAGATTTACTTATGCTTTTGGGTATTTTCATGGGCAATGGTGAGAAAATACTTTTGTATTACATTATATTCACGATAGTCGATTGTAGCATTTCTGTAGCTGCATTTATCATAGAGCGGGAGAAATTACGCAAACTCTTGTGGCTTATACCTCAGCGCTTTGTTTATAGATGGATCATGTATGTCGTACTGTTTAAAAGTTACCATAAGGCCATCAAAGGAGAGCTACAAAATTGGGGAGTACTCAAACGCACCGGCCATGTTGCCGATGTATAG
- a CDS encoding DUF4476 domain-containing protein, protein MKRITALLSWGIMALMLTACGLMLNPEREMMKISKGMSSEEVRQVLGRPQFRRFNQQSEEWEYRNAHGGGVSDVYIITFENNRVVNLNSFVSNDYTSSPPVVIYPDAPRMPRIPGGYPYASVDPNGFEEFYSKVKNTPFDDDKMNLIRMGASNRRFITRDCIRLMKLFSFDDKRLEVLRAVAPGIVDIENVYKIIGEFSFSSGKDEATRILESSKRKKNNYPYDDRRIRPDDASFNELYSKIKSIPFKDDKLNTLKLAGMNRRFTCAQCVRLMNLFSFDDEKLEVARIIIPRVVDLENADQIVNTMSFISGENDVKAILQSLK, encoded by the coding sequence ATGAAAAGAATAACTGCGTTACTATCATGGGGCATCATGGCTTTGATGCTCACGGCATGCGGTCTCATGCTAAATCCTGAAAGAGAGATGATGAAAATCTCCAAAGGGATGAGCAGTGAGGAGGTAAGACAAGTACTCGGGAGACCACAGTTCAGACGCTTTAACCAACAGAGCGAAGAGTGGGAATATAGGAATGCTCATGGAGGGGGTGTATCAGATGTGTATATTATTACATTCGAGAACAACCGTGTTGTGAATCTGAATAGTTTTGTATCCAATGACTACACCTCGTCTCCACCGGTAGTGATATATCCCGATGCACCCCGCATGCCACGAATACCGGGTGGCTATCCGTACGCCAGCGTAGATCCCAACGGCTTTGAAGAGTTTTATTCCAAAGTCAAAAATACGCCATTTGATGATGACAAAATGAATCTGATCAGGATGGGAGCATCCAATCGTCGTTTTATCACAAGAGACTGCATTAGACTTATGAAATTGTTTTCGTTTGACGATAAAAGACTGGAAGTGCTAAGAGCTGTAGCCCCGGGAATTGTGGATATAGAGAATGTTTATAAAATTATTGGTGAATTCTCATTCTCTTCGGGTAAAGATGAGGCCACTCGTATATTAGAGTCCTCAAAAAGGAAGAAAAATAACTATCCATACGATGATAGGCGTATTAGGCCGGATGATGCGAGCTTCAATGAACTGTACTCCAAAATAAAGAGTATTCCATTTAAAGATGACAAACTCAATACGCTCAAATTAGCAGGGATGAATAGGCGCTTTACATGTGCACAATGTGTGAGACTGATGAATCTTTTTAGTTTTGATGATGAGAAGTTGGAAGTTGCCCGAATAATAATCCCGAGAGTAGTTGATTTGGAAAACGCGGATCAAATCGTGAATACGATGTCCTTTATCTCCGGAGAGAATGATGTAAAAGCTATTTTACAATCGCTGAAATAA
- the serB gene encoding phosphoserine phosphatase SerB, with protein sequence MSEKNKIILANIHGEDRPGVTASLTSVLADHHAFILDIGQADIHNHLTLGILFQTTEEESGAILKDLLFKGYELGVNIRFKPITEENYMNWVNLQGKNRYIITIVARKITADMIAGIAQVSAEQGLNIDDIKRLTGRISMNARAKTPLASVEFSMRGTPKDAEVLQKMFVELSAQHNMDVSFQRESMYRRTRRLICFDMDSTLIQTEVIDELAIKAGVGDQVKAITESAMRGEIDFNESFEQRCALLKGLDVSVMQEIAENLPYTEGLERLMKTLKMVGFKIAILSGGFTFFGNHIKNKFGIDYMYANELEVEDGKLTGRHVGDIVDGRRKAELLRLIAQVEGVDLMQTVAVGDGANDLPMLSVAGLGIAYHAKPKVKENAQQNLSTVGLDGILYFLGYKDSFIDDEVMNKR encoded by the coding sequence ATGTCAGAAAAAAACAAAATCATATTAGCCAATATCCACGGTGAAGACCGTCCGGGTGTTACAGCGTCGCTTACATCAGTGCTGGCAGATCATCATGCGTTTATTTTAGATATCGGTCAAGCCGATATACACAACCACCTTACTTTGGGTATCTTGTTTCAAACCACAGAGGAAGAGTCGGGAGCCATTCTCAAAGATCTGCTTTTCAAGGGCTATGAACTGGGTGTTAATATCCGCTTCAAACCCATTACTGAGGAGAACTACATGAACTGGGTGAATTTGCAAGGTAAAAACCGCTACATTATTACCATTGTAGCTCGTAAGATCACGGCAGACATGATAGCCGGTATAGCACAAGTGAGTGCCGAGCAAGGGCTCAATATCGATGATATCAAACGTCTTACCGGGCGCATCTCTATGAATGCCCGTGCAAAGACTCCGCTGGCCAGTGTGGAATTTTCCATGAGAGGAACACCCAAGGATGCTGAGGTTTTACAGAAAATGTTTGTAGAGCTATCAGCCCAACACAATATGGATGTATCCTTCCAACGCGAGAGTATGTACCGTCGTACTCGTCGTCTCATTTGCTTTGATATGGACTCTACACTTATCCAAACGGAGGTTATCGACGAACTTGCCATCAAAGCCGGTGTCGGAGACCAGGTGAAAGCCATTACGGAGAGCGCCATGCGTGGCGAAATTGATTTCAATGAGAGTTTCGAGCAGCGTTGTGCTCTACTTAAGGGGCTGGATGTGTCTGTCATGCAAGAGATAGCTGAGAACCTACCCTATACCGAAGGTCTCGAGCGTCTCATGAAGACACTCAAGATGGTTGGCTTCAAGATAGCTATTCTGTCAGGAGGTTTTACTTTCTTTGGTAATCATATCAAAAACAAATTTGGTATCGACTATATGTATGCCAATGAACTCGAAGTCGAGGATGGCAAGCTTACCGGCCGTCATGTGGGCGATATCGTAGATGGACGTCGCAAAGCAGAACTCTTACGCTTGATAGCTCAGGTCGAGGGGGTAGATCTCATGCAGACGGTAGCTGTGGGCGACGGTGCCAATGACCTCCCCATGCTGTCGGTAGCAGGACTGGGTATAGCCTACCATGCCAAGCCTAAGGTCAAAGAGAATGCGCAACAAAACCTGAGCACAGTAGGTCTCGACGGTATATTATATTTTCTGGGTTATAAAGACTCTTT